One Brumimicrobium sp. DNA window includes the following coding sequences:
- the metK gene encoding methionine adenosyltransferase, which translates to MAYLFTSESVSEGHPDKVADQISDAIIDHFLAFDKNAKVACETLVTTGLVTLAGEVKSEIYLDVQNIARDVIKKIGYTKGEYQFDYNSCGIISAIHEQSADINRGVEKTNLEEQGAGDQGMMFGYASNETEDYMPLALDLSHRILRELAELRRENKDITYLRPDAKSQVTIEYSDDNKPLRIDTIVISTQHDDFDADENKMLAKIQKDMREILIPRVIQKLNNTDVQKLFNDQIIYHINPTGKFVIGGPHGDTGLTGRKIIVDTYGGKGAHGGGAFSGKDPSKVDRSAAYATRHIAKNMVAAGVCDEILVQVSYAIGVAKPMGIYVNTYGSSKVNMTDGEIAKKIEEIFDMRPYAIEQRLKLRNPIYGPTAAYGHMGRKPEVKKLTFSNAGNQTSVEVEFFTWEKLDAVDSVKAAFGL; encoded by the coding sequence ATGGCATATTTATTTACTTCAGAGTCTGTATCAGAAGGACACCCAGATAAGGTGGCAGATCAAATTTCTGATGCAATTATAGATCATTTTTTAGCATTTGATAAAAATGCTAAGGTAGCATGTGAGACCCTTGTTACCACTGGATTAGTAACCCTAGCTGGAGAAGTAAAATCTGAAATATATTTAGATGTACAGAACATCGCAAGAGACGTAATCAAAAAGATTGGTTACACAAAAGGAGAATATCAATTTGATTATAACTCATGTGGAATTATTTCTGCCATTCATGAACAATCTGCTGATATCAATAGAGGAGTTGAAAAAACAAACTTAGAAGAGCAAGGTGCAGGTGATCAAGGAATGATGTTCGGATATGCGTCTAATGAAACCGAAGATTATATGCCATTAGCGCTAGATCTTTCTCATAGAATTTTGCGTGAATTAGCAGAGTTACGAAGAGAAAATAAAGATATAACTTATTTACGTCCAGATGCCAAATCTCAAGTAACTATTGAGTACAGTGACGACAATAAACCTTTAAGAATCGATACCATTGTAATTTCTACACAACATGATGATTTTGATGCAGACGAGAATAAGATGCTGGCAAAGATTCAAAAAGATATGAGAGAGATTCTTATCCCCCGTGTGATTCAGAAATTAAATAATACCGACGTACAGAAATTATTCAACGACCAAATCATTTACCACATAAATCCTACAGGGAAGTTTGTTATTGGAGGACCACACGGAGATACCGGCTTAACAGGTAGAAAAATTATCGTTGATACCTATGGAGGAAAAGGTGCACATGGAGGAGGAGCTTTTTCTGGGAAAGACCCTTCTAAAGTTGACCGTTCCGCAGCGTATGCTACACGTCATATCGCTAAAAATATGGTAGCAGCGGGAGTATGTGATGAAATATTAGTACAAGTTTCTTATGCAATAGGAGTAGCAAAACCCATGGGGATTTATGTAAATACTTATGGTAGTTCAAAAGTTAATATGACCGATGGTGAAATTGCAAAGAAAATTGAAGAAATATTCGATATGCGTCCTTACGCTATTGAACAACGATTAAAATTAAGAAATCCAATATACGGTCCAACCGCAGCTTATGGACACATGGGAAGAAAACCTGAAGTAAAGAAACTTACTTTCAGCAATGCGGGTAACCAAACTTCTGTTGAAGTTGAATTCTTCACTTGGGAGAAACTAGATGCAGTAGATAGCGTAAAGGCTGCATTCGGATTGTAA
- the tsaB gene encoding tRNA (adenosine(37)-N6)-threonylcarbamoyltransferase complex dimerization subunit type 1 TsaB, whose product MTRLLHIETATKVCSVALSEDGKLVDVLEESSGEYIHSEKLTIFIEEICKRNHWNLQDLQGIVVTSGPGSYTGLRIGVSTAKGLCFGLDIPLISVNTLESITQLALIKYPDAIICAMIDARRMEVFSGIYDNQMRLVKPLSADILDDNSYAEFEPFVVCGDGAEKVQTLWPNRNITVDITILSSASGQVQIAYQKYLNQEFEDVAYFEPKYLKDFMVTTAKSKL is encoded by the coding sequence ATGACAAGACTTCTTCATATTGAAACAGCTACAAAAGTATGTTCTGTTGCACTCTCAGAAGATGGGAAATTAGTTGACGTTTTGGAAGAATCATCGGGTGAATATATTCACTCTGAGAAGTTAACTATCTTTATTGAGGAAATTTGCAAAAGAAACCACTGGAATCTTCAGGATTTACAAGGGATTGTAGTGACGAGCGGACCTGGATCTTACACAGGACTTCGTATCGGTGTTTCTACTGCTAAAGGACTTTGTTTTGGTTTAGATATTCCACTGATTTCTGTAAACACGCTTGAAAGTATAACGCAATTGGCTTTGATAAAATACCCAGATGCAATCATCTGTGCTATGATAGATGCCCGCAGAATGGAAGTTTTTTCAGGGATATATGATAATCAAATGCGACTTGTTAAGCCCTTGTCAGCCGATATATTAGATGACAATTCATACGCAGAGTTTGAGCCTTTTGTAGTTTGTGGAGATGGTGCTGAAAAGGTGCAAACTCTATGGCCTAATAGAAATATCACAGTGGATATAACAATTTTATCAAGTGCCTCAGGACAAGTGCAAATTGCCTATCAAAAATACCTCAATCAAGAATTTGAAGATGTAGCCTATTTTGAACCGAAATATTTGAAAGATTTTATGGTGACGACAGCTAAATCCAAATTGTAA
- a CDS encoding asparagine synthetase B has product MKKIQPYILVFFVVIIFIGNIRASQLLIPMDNSQKNHLKAYGVAFFVLEHNVSIEWLLNYRGGSFLMPNLESIEKELIIRGVSYEVIADGQANEIKRNISAPEVNQEIVQLDVAPKIAVYTPLDKRPWDDAVTMVLEYAEIPYDKIYDSTVLVGGLSKYDWLHLHHEDFTGQYGKFYAAYRNAAWYQNQVAIMEASAESLGFKKVSDMKLAVAESIKSFVFAGGFLFTMCSGTDSFDIALAAHNTDICEYMYDGDGMDPNYKSKMDFNNGLAFQNYQIKENPLEYEYSTIDGTDRHRTVTERDDIFTLFDFSAKWDIVPTILCQNHTKIIKNFYGQTTDFVKEYIKPSVTVMGESKSLGTVKYMHGEFGNGTWTFYGGHDPEDYQHRVGDDPTDLNLHPNSPGYRLILNNILFPAAKKKKRKT; this is encoded by the coding sequence ATGAAAAAAATACAACCATATATTTTAGTATTCTTTGTAGTTATTATTTTTATAGGAAATATAAGAGCTTCACAACTTTTGATTCCTATGGATAATAGCCAAAAGAATCATTTAAAAGCATACGGCGTTGCCTTCTTTGTTTTGGAACATAATGTATCTATTGAATGGCTACTCAATTACAGAGGAGGATCTTTCTTAATGCCAAATCTAGAATCCATAGAAAAGGAATTAATTATTCGAGGTGTTAGCTACGAAGTTATTGCGGACGGTCAGGCAAATGAAATAAAGCGAAATATTTCTGCGCCAGAAGTAAATCAAGAGATAGTTCAACTCGATGTCGCTCCAAAAATTGCTGTATATACTCCCTTGGATAAAAGACCTTGGGATGACGCTGTAACAATGGTGCTAGAATATGCTGAGATTCCATATGATAAGATTTATGACAGTACCGTATTAGTTGGCGGGCTTTCCAAATACGATTGGCTACACTTACACCATGAAGATTTTACAGGTCAATATGGAAAATTTTACGCGGCCTATCGCAATGCAGCTTGGTATCAAAATCAAGTAGCTATCATGGAAGCAAGTGCTGAGAGTTTAGGATTCAAAAAAGTTTCTGACATGAAATTAGCTGTAGCAGAAAGCATTAAAAGTTTTGTTTTTGCAGGTGGATTTCTATTTACCATGTGTAGTGGAACAGATAGTTTTGATATTGCTTTAGCTGCTCACAACACCGATATATGTGAATATATGTACGATGGAGATGGCATGGATCCAAACTATAAATCAAAGATGGACTTTAATAACGGATTAGCTTTTCAAAATTACCAGATTAAGGAAAACCCATTGGAATATGAATATTCCACGATTGATGGGACAGACAGACATAGAACAGTTACTGAACGCGATGACATATTCACCTTATTTGATTTCTCTGCTAAATGGGATATTGTTCCTACCATTCTTTGTCAAAACCACACAAAAATTATCAAAAATTTCTATGGCCAAACAACCGATTTTGTAAAGGAATATATTAAGCCTTCTGTTACAGTTATGGGAGAATCAAAGTCCTTAGGAACTGTAAAATATATGCACGGAGAATTTGGAAATGGAACATGGACGTTCTATGGTGGTCACGACCCAGAGGATTATCAACACCGTGTAGGAGATGATCCAACTGATTTGAATTTACATCCAAACTCTCCTGGATACCGGCTTATTTTGAACAATATTCTTTTCCCTGCGGCTAAGAAGAAAAAACGCAAAACCTAG
- the dnaB gene encoding replicative DNA helicase has protein sequence MSNEENREEKISVNRARRGKLTPTDIGKIPPQALDLEQSVLGAMMLDSGAVNNVIDILRTKDAFYDPKHQIIFDAIAELFKSTTPIDVLTVTEQLRKMGSLEIAGGAYYLSTLTNKIASSAHIEHHSRVIIEKFIQREIIGISNELLRESYDETKDVFEILAKAEEELFAVAQNNMKKSYDTMQTAMKGAIEEIENARKNKDGVSGVPSGFKDLDKITAGWQRSDMVVIAARPGMGKTAFVLSMARNTAVEYNMGVAIFSLEMSSVQLVKRLIASETEVDAEKLRRGNIADHELQQIHSKIAKLSKAPIYIDDTPGISIFELRAKCRRMKQKHDIQIIIIDYLQLMTSGTGKSFGNREQEISQISRSIKEIAKELNVPVIALSQLSRSVEQRGGDKKPVLSDLRESGAIEQDADIVAFIYRGEYYGFTEDDKGPTTGTGDIIIAKHRNGSTGSVRLQFIGKYARFSNFESYRFEEELQTSNTLPMGNSFDSEGPQAIIRSSRMDDIDVNFDDDFNTSGNEFEDDPF, from the coding sequence ATGTCAAACGAAGAAAATAGAGAAGAGAAAATTTCTGTAAACAGAGCTAGGAGGGGTAAATTAACTCCCACGGATATTGGTAAGATTCCACCACAAGCACTTGATTTAGAACAATCTGTTTTAGGTGCTATGATGTTGGATAGTGGGGCTGTAAATAATGTAATTGATATCTTACGTACTAAAGATGCCTTCTACGACCCAAAGCACCAAATCATATTTGATGCCATTGCAGAGCTTTTTAAATCTACTACTCCTATTGATGTATTGACAGTAACCGAACAGTTGCGCAAAATGGGAAGTTTAGAAATTGCAGGTGGAGCCTACTATTTATCTACACTCACAAACAAGATTGCTTCTTCGGCACACATTGAACACCATAGTCGTGTTATTATTGAAAAATTCATTCAGCGTGAGATTATTGGTATATCGAATGAATTACTTCGCGAATCATACGATGAAACCAAAGACGTTTTTGAAATATTAGCAAAAGCTGAGGAAGAATTATTTGCTGTTGCTCAAAACAACATGAAAAAGAGCTACGACACCATGCAAACTGCCATGAAGGGTGCAATTGAGGAAATTGAGAATGCGAGAAAAAACAAAGATGGCGTTTCTGGTGTACCTTCTGGATTTAAAGATTTAGACAAAATTACAGCTGGGTGGCAACGTTCTGACATGGTTGTTATTGCGGCGCGACCTGGTATGGGAAAAACAGCTTTTGTCTTATCCATGGCTAGAAATACTGCTGTTGAGTACAATATGGGTGTTGCTATCTTTTCTCTTGAGATGTCAAGCGTCCAATTAGTAAAACGTTTAATCGCTTCCGAAACAGAAGTTGATGCTGAAAAATTAAGAAGAGGAAACATCGCAGATCACGAATTACAACAAATTCATTCGAAAATTGCAAAATTATCCAAAGCTCCTATTTATATTGATGATACACCAGGTATCTCCATCTTTGAATTACGTGCTAAGTGCCGTAGGATGAAACAAAAACACGATATACAGATTATCATCATCGATTATTTACAACTAATGACCTCCGGAACAGGAAAATCATTTGGAAATCGTGAACAAGAGATTTCTCAGATTTCTCGTTCAATTAAAGAAATAGCCAAAGAATTAAATGTCCCTGTAATTGCATTATCTCAGTTAAGTCGTTCTGTAGAACAGCGAGGTGGGGATAAAAAGCCTGTTCTTTCTGACTTGAGGGAATCAGGAGCGATTGAGCAAGATGCCGATATTGTTGCTTTTATTTATCGAGGGGAATACTATGGATTTACTGAAGATGATAAGGGACCAACAACTGGAACAGGTGATATTATCATAGCAAAACACAGAAATGGTTCTACTGGCTCTGTTCGTCTTCAATTCATTGGAAAATATGCTCGATTTTCGAATTTTGAGTCTTATCGTTTTGAAGAAGAATTGCAAACATCTAATACACTACCTATGGGTAATAGTTTTGATTCAGAAGGGCCTCAAGCTATTATCCGCTCTAGTAGAATGGATGATATTGATGTTAATTTTGATGATGATTTTAATACTTCTGGCAATGAATTTGAAGATGATCCGTTTTAA
- the mnmD gene encoding tRNA (5-methylaminomethyl-2-thiouridine)(34)-methyltransferase MnmD, translating into MRREIRKTNDGLCTIYLPDLNECYHSTNGAYQEAMHVFIESGWKRINLDSVSILEIGFGTGLNAILTLIQGEKENRHVKYVGLEAFPVSDKEISQLGYAEFPSISSYKSLYLQMHESEWGKEVGITPLFHLTKIKQSLEIYEPPINSFNLVYFDAFGPKVQPEMWTEEVFHKLFTSLQSGGILVTYSANGQVRRNLQAVGFHVERIPGPAGKREMLRATKP; encoded by the coding sequence ATGAGAAGAGAAATTCGAAAAACCAATGATGGATTGTGTACGATTTACCTTCCAGATTTGAATGAATGTTACCATTCTACTAATGGTGCCTATCAAGAAGCTATGCATGTGTTTATTGAAAGTGGTTGGAAACGAATTAATCTTGATTCTGTTTCTATCTTAGAAATAGGGTTTGGAACAGGTTTAAATGCAATACTAACACTTATACAAGGGGAAAAAGAAAATAGACATGTAAAGTATGTTGGATTAGAAGCTTTCCCAGTTTCTGATAAGGAAATTAGTCAGTTAGGATATGCTGAATTCCCAAGTATATCATCATATAAGTCTCTATATCTTCAGATGCATGAGAGTGAATGGGGGAAAGAAGTTGGTATTACTCCTTTGTTTCATCTTACTAAAATTAAGCAGAGTTTAGAAATATACGAGCCTCCAATCAACTCTTTTAATTTGGTCTATTTTGATGCTTTTGGACCTAAGGTGCAGCCTGAAATGTGGACAGAGGAAGTATTCCATAAATTGTTTACCTCTCTCCAATCGGGAGGAATTTTGGTAACATATAGTGCCAATGGACAAGTTAGACGCAACCTACAAGCCGTAGGTTTTCATGTAGAACGTATTCCGGGACCTGCTGGAAAAAGAGAAATGCTCAGGGCTACTAAACCTTAA
- a CDS encoding insulinase family protein, with the protein MIKNKFKYVLITLLVVLISSAFSISQKADNQIKTWEDGNANGYAYKYITNDPTHTRFYRLSNGLTVILSPSNKVPRIQTYIAVKAGSKTDPATHTGLAHYLEHMLFKGTDKFGSLDYAQEKPLLDEIERLYEQYNTTTDIEERKRIYAEIDKTSGEAAKYAIANEYDKMMAAMGAEGTNAFTSVEETVYTEDIPSNVIDKYLAVQAERFRNPVFRIFHTELEAVYEEKNRGLDDDGNKVFEEMFRLLFQNNNYGRQTTIGTIEHLKNPSLVEIRKYFNTYYVPNNMGIIMSGDFNPDEVIQKIDKAFGYMEPKELPVYTFEPEQETAAPIVSEVWGPQPERILLGYRLPGAATKDAQLLELVGSILTNGSAGLIDLNLIGKQKLLSAYAYPYVMKDYSTLLLGGNPTEGQSLEKVKDLLLNEINKLKSGNFSEDIITSIINNAKKEMIYAEEDYGDRAYQLMDNFVLGTDWLDRINMIERLSKISKQDIVDFANRYFKENYVVIYKRKGEDNNVVKVEKPAITPVTVNREDQSEFVKYVASIPENEIKPVWVDFNKDIQRETSGNYEVLAVKNENNELFSLTYHIETGSWSNKLLSLAAGYIDYIGTKNKNPEDISMEFYDLASSFSINVSPESTEIYLEGLQENFEKTVSLFDELLHNCLADKKALKAYIQRIQKSRQNRKENKNQIMYGLRNYAMFGEKNPFNQVLSNDELKKIKAEDLITCLRTLANYPHQILYYGPKSAKEIVETLNEVHKAPAQFLQLPPKVDYPQIDQNENQVLIAHFDMVQAEIFWIRNEDKYQEELLPKIQLFNQYFGGGMESIVFQTIRESKALAYSTYAYYATPDMKIKRNSFYAYIGTQADKFTEAVDGMNELLTELPQSKPAFENAKSALQKQLASERIIDEDILTYYLRANKLGQNYDVRKMIYDKLIGLELSDITDFHKEQISEKAFTYCIVAGEGKINQEKLNQLGKVKTLSLKEIFGY; encoded by the coding sequence ATGATTAAAAATAAATTTAAATACGTATTAATTACTTTACTAGTTGTATTAATATCTTCTGCTTTTAGCATTTCTCAGAAAGCTGATAATCAAATTAAAACATGGGAAGATGGCAATGCCAATGGGTATGCTTATAAATACATTACAAATGACCCTACGCACACACGATTTTATAGACTTTCAAACGGTTTGACAGTCATATTAAGTCCTTCTAATAAAGTACCACGCATTCAAACATACATTGCAGTCAAAGCTGGAAGTAAAACTGACCCTGCTACACATACAGGCTTAGCTCACTATCTAGAACACATGTTGTTTAAAGGCACTGATAAATTCGGTTCTTTAGATTATGCGCAGGAAAAGCCCTTATTAGATGAAATAGAACGATTATATGAACAATATAATACAACCACAGATATAGAAGAAAGAAAACGAATCTATGCAGAAATCGATAAAACTTCAGGAGAAGCAGCAAAATATGCCATTGCAAATGAATACGATAAAATGATGGCTGCAATGGGGGCTGAAGGAACAAATGCTTTTACTTCTGTAGAAGAAACTGTTTATACCGAAGATATTCCCAGCAATGTAATAGATAAATATCTGGCTGTTCAGGCAGAACGATTTAGAAACCCTGTCTTTCGAATCTTTCATACTGAATTAGAAGCTGTTTATGAAGAAAAGAATAGAGGTTTAGACGATGATGGAAATAAAGTTTTTGAAGAAATGTTTCGACTTCTCTTTCAAAACAATAATTACGGAAGACAAACTACTATTGGAACAATAGAGCACCTCAAGAATCCTTCCTTAGTTGAAATTAGGAAATATTTTAATACATATTATGTCCCTAACAATATGGGGATTATTATGTCTGGAGACTTCAATCCGGATGAGGTAATCCAAAAAATTGATAAAGCATTTGGTTATATGGAACCAAAAGAACTTCCAGTTTATACCTTCGAGCCTGAACAGGAAACAGCAGCCCCTATAGTTTCTGAAGTATGGGGACCACAGCCTGAACGAATTTTATTGGGTTACCGATTACCAGGCGCAGCTACCAAAGATGCACAACTACTTGAATTGGTGGGGTCTATACTAACCAATGGTTCAGCTGGACTCATTGATTTGAATTTAATTGGAAAACAAAAGCTATTAAGTGCCTATGCTTATCCCTATGTCATGAAAGATTATAGCACTCTGCTATTAGGAGGTAATCCCACTGAAGGGCAAAGTCTAGAAAAAGTAAAAGACCTTCTATTAAATGAAATCAATAAGTTAAAATCAGGAAATTTTTCTGAAGATATCATTACTTCTATTATTAATAACGCAAAAAAAGAAATGATTTATGCTGAGGAAGATTACGGTGATAGAGCTTACCAACTCATGGATAATTTCGTTTTAGGCACAGATTGGTTAGATCGTATAAACATGATTGAGCGATTAAGCAAAATCTCCAAACAAGATATTGTAGATTTTGCCAATCGTTATTTCAAAGAGAATTATGTTGTAATTTATAAGCGAAAGGGAGAAGACAATAATGTGGTTAAGGTCGAAAAGCCTGCTATAACGCCTGTTACTGTAAATCGAGAAGATCAGTCTGAATTTGTAAAATATGTTGCTTCCATACCAGAAAATGAAATCAAACCTGTATGGGTTGATTTTAATAAAGATATTCAAAGAGAAACAAGTGGAAACTATGAAGTATTAGCAGTAAAGAATGAAAACAACGAACTTTTCAGCCTAACCTACCATATCGAAACTGGAAGTTGGAGTAATAAATTATTATCACTTGCAGCTGGATATATTGATTATATAGGCACTAAGAATAAGAACCCCGAAGACATCAGTATGGAGTTTTACGATTTAGCGAGCTCATTTAGTATAAATGTTTCTCCTGAATCTACAGAAATCTACTTAGAAGGATTGCAAGAGAATTTCGAAAAAACAGTATCTCTTTTTGATGAGCTCCTACACAATTGTTTAGCAGATAAAAAAGCACTTAAAGCATACATACAACGCATTCAAAAAAGTCGTCAAAATAGAAAGGAAAACAAGAATCAAATAATGTATGGACTTCGTAATTATGCAATGTTTGGAGAGAAAAATCCATTTAACCAAGTGCTTTCTAATGATGAATTAAAGAAAATTAAAGCGGAGGACTTAATTACTTGTTTAAGAACATTAGCTAATTATCCACATCAAATACTTTATTATGGCCCTAAATCAGCAAAAGAAATCGTGGAAACTCTAAACGAAGTCCACAAAGCCCCTGCACAATTTTTACAATTACCTCCAAAGGTGGATTACCCTCAAATTGACCAAAATGAGAATCAAGTACTAATTGCTCACTTTGATATGGTTCAAGCAGAGATTTTTTGGATAAGAAATGAGGATAAATACCAAGAAGAATTACTTCCAAAGATTCAACTATTTAATCAATATTTTGGTGGAGGTATGGAATCTATCGTTTTCCAGACTATTCGTGAATCTAAAGCATTAGCTTATTCTACCTATGCATATTATGCGACGCCAGATATGAAAATCAAACGCAATTCATTCTATGCTTATATAGGCACACAAGCCGATAAATTCACGGAAGCTGTAGATGGCATGAATGAATTGTTAACTGAATTACCTCAATCCAAACCTGCTTTTGAAAATGCTAAATCTGCTTTACAAAAGCAATTAGCTTCTGAACGGATTATTGATGAGGATATTCTAACATATTATTTACGTGCTAATAAATTAGGACAGAATTATGATGTGCGCAAAATGATTTACGACAAATTGATTGGTTTAGAACTATCTGATATCACAGATTTTCATAAAGAACAAATCAGTGAGAAGGCTTTCACATATTGTATTGTAGCAGGAGAAGGGAAGATTAATCAAGAGAAATTAAATCAATTAGGAAAAGTAAAAACGCTCAGTCTCAAAGAAATTTTTGGATATTAA
- a CDS encoding Wzz/FepE/Etk N-terminal domain-containing protein — protein sequence MTEKEQVEFINFGRICWRNRRLLLITSFVSAIMGVVISFLLPVIYRSTATVYPAAITLVESTDAIYNHGNIDEFGDIEQAEQLLELASSNDFHERVIQQMELYNHYEIKPDSPKAKFKMDEMYNDLIRVSRSKFSAIKITVFDKSPEKAAKIAGFIVNDLNDFRAQIIRNRIQQNLAVLNHFKDSLLENRQMIADSMLKFKAFGVVSRVERAGLLQAVDSYKANDPSIQDILKANIQYGSAYDELDINYNFQTDMINHVNKVRLQWETSSAKTVSHQFIVEHPQVADKKYSPKRLLVVLGVIAVTLFLLVFYLYLKENWTKYKAKLEA from the coding sequence ATGACCGAAAAAGAACAAGTGGAATTTATCAATTTTGGACGTATCTGTTGGAGGAATAGACGTTTATTACTAATTACTAGTTTTGTTTCGGCAATTATGGGAGTTGTTATATCTTTTCTTTTGCCTGTTATCTATCGCTCAACTGCTACAGTATATCCAGCTGCAATTACTTTAGTTGAATCAACAGATGCTATTTATAATCATGGAAACATTGATGAATTTGGAGATATTGAACAAGCAGAACAACTTCTAGAATTGGCAAGTTCTAATGATTTTCATGAACGTGTGATTCAACAAATGGAACTTTATAACCATTACGAAATTAAACCTGATTCTCCCAAGGCAAAGTTTAAGATGGATGAGATGTATAATGATTTAATCCGTGTGAGTAGAAGTAAATTTAGTGCAATTAAGATTACTGTATTTGATAAAAGTCCAGAAAAAGCAGCTAAAATAGCTGGATTTATTGTAAATGACTTGAATGATTTTAGAGCCCAAATAATACGAAATAGAATTCAACAAAATTTAGCTGTTTTAAATCATTTTAAGGATAGTTTGTTAGAAAATCGACAAATGATTGCGGATAGTATGTTAAAGTTTAAAGCTTTTGGAGTTGTAAGTAGAGTTGAACGAGCAGGGTTGTTACAAGCGGTTGATTCATACAAAGCAAATGATCCAAGTATCCAAGACATTCTTAAAGCAAATATACAATATGGCTCCGCTTATGATGAATTGGATATTAATTATAATTTTCAAACTGACATGATTAATCATGTGAATAAGGTTCGATTACAATGGGAAACTTCTAGTGCTAAGACAGTTTCTCATCAATTTATTGTTGAGCATCCACAAGTGGCAGATAAAAAATATTCTCCTAAAAGATTGTTAGTGGTTCTTGGAGTAATAGCAGTTACCTTGTTCTTACTTGTTTTCTATTTATATCTCAAAGAAAATTGGACTAAGTACAAGGCTAAATTAGAAGCATGA